The following proteins are encoded in a genomic region of Pikeienuella piscinae:
- a CDS encoding ADP-ribosylglycohydrolase family protein, producing MNRKKGALLGALVADAAAMGLHWLYDQARIAEIAGGAPEFRTPNGADFLGPDGRSLGYFAHGGKRPGAPSHYGAQMLAMADSLARTDTYDAEDYARSFQEWFGYGGRWTGYIDRPTRATLDAMARTEAEAEGGPFDRCGADDAQLPAVSKLPPLVVRHHGEAGLAAMVESAVRVTNAREDAVDWGLATAAMIGAALDGATPARAAEAARGVSDKIDGQIDAALAMRAAPAEEVARAFALHCQLEVAFPVIVHLIATATGFADAARANIRAGGDSCGRAIPMGAVLGACFSGDEARAIPRDWLARVDVPGSLAALV from the coding sequence ATGAACAGAAAGAAGGGCGCGCTTCTTGGCGCGCTGGTGGCTGACGCCGCGGCGATGGGGCTGCACTGGCTCTACGATCAGGCGCGGATCGCGGAGATCGCCGGCGGCGCGCCGGAGTTCCGCACGCCGAACGGCGCGGATTTCCTTGGGCCGGACGGCAGGAGCCTCGGTTATTTCGCGCATGGCGGCAAACGGCCGGGCGCGCCTTCGCACTACGGCGCGCAGATGCTGGCGATGGCGGATTCGCTCGCGCGCACAGACACCTATGACGCTGAAGACTACGCGCGGAGCTTTCAGGAATGGTTCGGCTATGGCGGGCGCTGGACGGGCTATATCGACCGCCCGACCCGCGCCACGCTCGACGCCATGGCGCGGACGGAAGCGGAGGCGGAAGGCGGCCCGTTCGATCGCTGTGGCGCCGACGACGCGCAGCTCCCGGCGGTCTCCAAGTTGCCGCCGCTGGTCGTCCGGCATCACGGCGAGGCGGGACTGGCGGCGATGGTGGAGAGTGCGGTGCGGGTTACCAACGCGCGCGAGGATGCGGTGGACTGGGGCCTCGCGACAGCCGCGATGATCGGCGCTGCTCTGGATGGGGCGACGCCCGCCCGCGCGGCGGAGGCCGCGCGGGGGGTCTCCGATAAGATCGATGGACAGATCGACGCCGCGCTGGCGATGCGCGCCGCGCCGGCCGAGGAGGTCGCCCGCGCCTTCGCGCTCCATTGCCAGTTGGAAGTCGCCTTTCCTGTGATCGTACATCTGATCGCGACGGCGACCGGGTTCGCCGACGCCGCGCGCGCCAATATCCGCGCCGGCGGCGACAGTTGCGGCCGCGCGATCCCGATGGGCGCCGTTCTCGGCGCCTGTTTCAGCGGTGACGAAGCGCGCGCCATTCCCCGCGACTGGCTGGCGCGGGTCGATGTTCCCGGTTCACTGGCGGCGCTCGTCTGA